The Chryseobacterium glaciei DNA window ACTAAGAGTAGTGGTGTCTCCAACAGGTGATGTTTATCCTTGTGAAAAACTTGGGTATCCCAATTTGAAAGAAATGAATAAATGGCTTTTAGGAAATATTAGAGATTTTAATTATAACCTGAATGAATTGGTAGCATCAACTTCTGCTTCTGCATGTTATAATAAAATATGTAGTAGTAAATGCCACTGCGATCATAATATAGATCAAAGTCTTAGTTTGCTTTCTGACAAAAAACACAGAAAAGAGTTGTTAAGAGAAACTTTAAAAAAAGTCATTAAAAAGTAAGTTAATTCTAGATAAATTTTCGCAAAAATAAATTCATCTAAAATCAAAAACTAACATAGATCAATGTCAGGTAGTTTTTTACGACCTACATTTGCCATAAGATTAATCTAAAATAAATATATAATGAAAAAAGTATTCTTAACTTTTGTATTCGCTTTACTAAGCGTTGTGGGATTTGCACAAACAGGCTGGGCAGTAGATCCAATGCATTCTTCAGTGAATTTCAATATCAAACATATGGGAATCAGCTTTGTACAAGGTAGATTTGATAAATTTGACGGAAAAGTAGCCGCTAGTAAAGAAGGTGGTTTAGATAAGGCAGAGTTTAGCTTCTTTGTGAATACATCTTCTGTAAATACAGGTGTTGAAATGAGAGATAAGCATTTGCAAAGCGCAGATTTCTTTGACGCTGAGAAGTTTCCTACAATGAATTTTGAAAGTACTTCTATCACAAAAGAAAAAAATAATACATACACTTTAAAAGGTAAATTAACCATTAAAGATGTTACTAAAGAAATCAGTGTTCCAGTAACTTACGGTGGAATTACTAAAAATAAACAAGGAAAAGAAGTGATGGGTTTCCAGACAAAATTTACGGTTAACCGTTTAGATTATAACATTAAATATGATCCAACTGGTGCTGGCGTAGCTAAAGACGTTGACGTTAACTTATATTTTGAGTTAGCTAAGCAATAATTTTCATATAAATTTGGTTTAAGAAAAGGCTTCTCAATAATATTGGGAAGCCTTTTTATTTGAATATTTACCACAAAGGTTTTTTAATAGTAGTTTTAATCGTTTTCATTCAATTTTTATCGAAGATAAAAATCCTTGCGCCTTAAAAAACATCAATGATTATAAATTTGCGTCTTTGCGTTTAAAACTTAAAAATTAACCTTTCCAGAAGACACCGTAAAAATTCCAAAATCATCGATCAGCATGTTCTCTTTCTGAATATTGTTGAAAGCCATCATTCTGTCAAGTTCTTTTTGCGAACGTCTTCTCATGATCCAGTCTTTATTTTGATGATTATTCAACACATAAGCGATCATTTTTAATTGTGGATGCCAAGGCTGTCCCGTATAAACAATGAATGAATTTTGTTCTGAAATAGAATTGATTCCCTGAATGGCTTTACTCGCCATTTCATTATCTCCGAAAAGCTCTAAAATTCCAGAAACTATTGTAATATTAGGCTCAAAATCTAATTTTTTATACGTTTCAGGGTCAAAACAATCAAAATTAGTAAATCTGATGTTTTGATATTTCTTGTCCTGAATTACTTTTTCTCCAATCTCAATATTTGCTTTTATAAATTCATTGATAACGATTTCAGCTTCAGGATATTTTTCTTTAATATCGAATAAATAATTGCCAGTTCCGCCCGCAATATCAAGGATTTTTACTTTTCTTCCTTCTTTTTTCAGACTTTGAATTTTTTGTTCTAAAAGCTTAATCAAATGCTGTTTTCTGATTCGAATTCCCGTCCAGCCGATAGCTTCAAGATAGTTTTTATCCATCATTTTTCCGAAACCTAATTTTCCTTGAGGCTGATTATGATAGACATAATCCAAAGAAGCTCCGGAATCAAAACCATGTTTCAGACCGATCTCCATTCCTTTACTGATCTTTCCTATAGTGTTAAGAGACCATTTTTGAAATTTAAAGTTGAGATTATTACCTACATTATTTTGAAGATCTTGATATTCTTTTACAGAAAATTTATCGGGTGAAAGTGATCCTTTTTTCTGAGTTTGATTAAAACATTTTTCAGCAAAATCTTTAATTTTATCATAAACCAATTCTTTTCCTGTATCAAATAAAATTCCATGGAAAAAGTTGGGAAGGACTTCGTATTTTTTTAAATCTGTATCTAATTTATCATGGAAAATTTTCTGATCTTTATTAAAAACAACATGATCTTTTTCAGCAGATAAAATAAGGGTAGGTGTATCAATTGCTTCTGCATCTTCTACCAAACGTTTTCCTGCTTTTGCGAGATCGATCAGTAATTCTGCGTCAATAGATCTTGTGATCAACGGATCTGTATCGTAGGCTTTTTGTTGTTCAGGATCGTGAGTCAGCATCGTTGATTTTACATAACTTTTGATGATCAATCCTTTCTTCAATTTTGTTCCTAAAGTGATCATTTCATTCGCCAAAGGAACGATAAGATTAATTCTGAAAGCAGGTGCCAAAAGAGCCATTCCTGCAATATTAGGCGCAAAATCATGAGCCCAGGCCGAAGCGACAACGCCACCAATACTGTTGGCAAGTACGAAGATATCGGAAATTTTCACTTCATATTTTGACTGTAAAAATTTTGAAAAAGAATCCAGATCACGAACATAATCCATAAAAATGGAAGATGTTGGCGTTTTTGTATGGCCATGCCCGCGAAGGTCGAACGCAAAAATATTGTAGTCTGAAAATTGTGGTGATTGTGCGATATCGTTCAGTCTTTCAGAATGTTCGTGTCCGCGATGGATAATGATGATACTTTTTTGTTGAGGTTGATAATTCCACTCGCGATAAAAGATTTCGCTTTCATCAAAACTCTTAAAATTTCCGCTGTTCATATTTAAATTTTTTTCAGAAAATCGTAGATGTAAGAATGAATGATTGCATTCTTATTCAGGACTTTCATATTGGTTATTGCTTGGTCTAGAGGTAAAGATAGAATATTTTTCATTACTAAAATTCCGATGACAGAACTTCTGGTGTAGCCCATCGTACAATGAATCAATATTTTCCCGTCTTTCGGTAACTGATGATAATTTTCTGTGATTTTTAGAACTAATTTTTTCGTTTGATGAATATCCAACATCCCAATATCTAAAAAAGGAACAGAATAATAGGTGGATTTTTCTTTTATTTCAGAATTTTCTTCTATTTCGGATGAGAGATCGTAGATGAAAATATTTTTATTAATTTCAAAATCTTGCAAATCCTTTTTATCAGGTTTTGACGAAATATAAATGTTGTCTACAATTTCTAATGGTCGTTTATTCTTTCGTAAAAACTTCCAAAATATCCAATAAATTAATGAATAAGGAAAGTAAAATATCTTTTTGAAGAAAGAAATGTTTCCGTTATTATCTTTTAAAAAGTGAATATTATTTTTTTGATATTGATAGCCAACTATGATCATAACGAGAGCCATCCACAAAAAAATCAACCAATATGCATGTGAAAATTTATACAATAATAAAGAGACTGAAACAATGATCCAACCTAGTAAAAAGTAGAAATTAGCGACTTGAAAATTCCTATATAAAAAGTTGTTTTTCTGATAAGGAAATATGATGAAGCTAATATGAGCCAAGATAGTTCCTGAGATAATATCAATCAAATGATGTTGATAAGTTGTTAAAGTAGAAATTCCTATAGCAACGAGCCAGATCATTAAAAAGATTCTCCATTTTTTTAAATTTCTAAAAACGCTCCAAAAAATAAAGGCATACACAATATGTAGGGACGGCGCTTGGTTGAAAGGCGAATCAAAAGTTGTTAAAAACTGAAATGAATATCCGAAAATAGAATTATTGACTTCCGGTCTCTGTAAAGAAAATTTTAATGGAAATAATAAAAAACAAATTCCGGCAACAACAGTTACAAACAGCATTCTTTGAGTCAGAACTTTGAGTTGTTCTTTCGTATTACAAAAGAAAAAAACGGAACAAAAAAACAGTCCGCTTGTCATATAAGGTATGATTGTCCAAGGGAGAAACGGAATATATTTCTCAAAATCAAAAACAAAAGAAGGAACTTTTTCAAGCCTTGAAACATACCACGCTGTATAATTGTAAACAATCATGAATACAACAGAACAAAGCAACAATGCATAGATTTTATGCTTAAATTTTAGTCGTTTTTCATCCATTTTGCCTTTCTGAACATGATAATATTTAATAATGAAGAGGGAAGGATGGATAATGACTTCATCATCCATTTCATTTTTGCAGGGAAAATAATTAATTTTTTTCGCTTTTCAATAGCGTCCGAGATTGTTACTGTAGCAGTTTCAAGATCAGTAAGAAATGGTTTTTTGCTTAAATCATTATCGTTAAGCTGTCTCAATTTCAAAGTATCAACATAACCTGGAGCAATCGTCGTTACAGATATCCCAAACGGTTTCAAAGCTCTACGATAAGCATCTGCAATTTGGATCACTGAACGTTTAGTCTTGGTATATAAACTAGAATTTTCATAGTCCATAATCCCTGAAACGGACGCGATAACAGCAATGTTTCCTTTATTTTGACCTTTCATTGCTTTTCTTGCCACCTCGAAACAATTTACAGTTCCTAAAATGTTAGTTTGTAGCATTTCTTCAGCTTCTTCATAAGAAATATTTCCGGCAACATCTTCAGCATAACTTCCGGCGCAATTGATGAAAATATCAAGATCCTTATTTTGTAGAAAATCATTTACTGCCGAAAAAATTGAGTTTATATCACAAACATCTGCTTGAAATATTTTTAAATTTTTTGAACTGTTTTCAGGGGTTTTAGTTAAATCCCTTCCGCAAATCCCCACGCAATATCCTTTTGAAAGATAATACTGAGCAAGAGAATAGCCGATTCCCGAAGTTCCGCCTGCGATAAAAACGTTCATGAGCGTGTTGTGATTTTCAATTTTAAGTAAAAATAGATTTTATTTAATAATGGAAATCTTATTTTTTAAAATTTAGTTGTAAAAGTTTTAATGTTTAGTTTGCAAACCCATGTCAAGGTTCAAAACCTTGACATGGGTTATAAATGCCGGTTTTAGCTAAAAACGTATGTGTTTTCAAATTATATTTTTAAACTTTTCATCGTCTGGTCAAAACCATATTGCCATTGAATTTCCATATCTTTTACAAATTGTTGATGACTTTTTGGCAAAGAAAGTTCAATCTCAAGTTTTTTCCAATTGATGCTTTTTTTGATATAATGTCCTTCCAATTTTTGCTTGATGTCATTGGTGTCAATTTCAAAATCTGGTGACTGTTTTTCAATTTCTTCCAGCCTTTTATTTCCGCTATATCCTAAAACGGCACGAACAAAAGCCTCTTCAACAGGAGTATAAGATTGTTTTTTTTCAATAATAACTTCTTCTGCAAGATGCTTTGCCAATTCAATGGGAATGAGGTCAATAGCACCGCCAGCAAAATATTTTCCCTGAAATGAAGCGGGAGCAACATAAAACATATCAGAAACAGAAATTCTTGTGCTTGTCAACAAAGAAACATTAGTTCTTATTTTGGGAACTTCTTCGACGGCACTGTGTTTTATATTTTCAGAATTAATGATGAGCTGTTGCGGAATTATTTTCTTTGCTGTTTCAGTATCTGTGAAAATTGTTTTTTGATATAATTTTCGGTTATTTCGTTTTTGTCCAATTTCTATTGAATCAAAATTGAGTTGTGAACCGATAATTAAAGTCGGAATTTCTTGAGAAAATTGTGCGTTTTTTAATGAAGGAAAATCTTCGGATAAATCCTGATTCATTTCAACCAGATATCGATTAAAGACATCTTCAATATAAGGAGCGTTCTTTTTATCGAATATTTTTTTTAAAGAGAAAAGTCCGATTTCAGAGAGCTTTTTTTGTTTTGTTAGTGTTGTTTTGGATACAAACTGAAAATATTCTTCGGATTGTAAATATTCTTTTCTTGAAAGATTGTCGGGGAAAGCATTGATGATAGTTGCTGCAAAAGCTCCACCACATGAAGCGATAAGAACATCGGGTTTCATTTCTAGTTTTTCCAATGCTGCAAACATTCCGAGGTAGATCATTAATCTTGTTCCACCTCCTGAAAAAATCAAAGCTCTTTTAAATTTTTCGTTCATTTTTTACATCTTTAAAAGAAATGGAAGTATCCAGAAAAAAATTGGAGCATTAAAAATCAGGCTGTCCATTCTATCTAATAAACCACCATGTCCGGGAAGTAAATTTCCGGTGTCTTTTAC harbors:
- a CDS encoding phosphatase PAP2/dual specificity phosphatase family protein; its protein translation is MDDEVIIHPSLFIIKYYHVQKGKMDEKRLKFKHKIYALLLCSVVFMIVYNYTAWYVSRLEKVPSFVFDFEKYIPFLPWTIIPYMTSGLFFCSVFFFCNTKEQLKVLTQRMLFVTVVAGICFLLFPLKFSLQRPEVNNSIFGYSFQFLTTFDSPFNQAPSLHIVYAFIFWSVFRNLKKWRIFLMIWLVAIGISTLTTYQHHLIDIISGTILAHISFIIFPYQKNNFLYRNFQVANFYFLLGWIIVSVSLLLYKFSHAYWLIFLWMALVMIIVGYQYQKNNIHFLKDNNGNISFFKKIFYFPYSLIYWIFWKFLRKNKRPLEIVDNIYISSKPDKKDLQDFEINKNIFIYDLSSEIEENSEIKEKSTYYSVPFLDIGMLDIHQTKKLVLKITENYHQLPKDGKILIHCTMGYTRSSVIGILVMKNILSLPLDQAITNMKVLNKNAIIHSYIYDFLKKI
- a CDS encoding SDR family NAD(P)-dependent oxidoreductase, translating into MNVFIAGGTSGIGYSLAQYYLSKGYCVGICGRDLTKTPENSSKNLKIFQADVCDINSIFSAVNDFLQNKDLDIFINCAGSYAEDVAGNISYEEAEEMLQTNILGTVNCFEVARKAMKGQNKGNIAVIASVSGIMDYENSSLYTKTKRSVIQIADAYRRALKPFGISVTTIAPGYVDTLKLRQLNDNDLSKKPFLTDLETATVTISDAIEKRKKLIIFPAKMKWMMKSLSILPSSLLNIIMFRKAKWMKND
- a CDS encoding patatin-like phospholipase family protein codes for the protein MNEKFKRALIFSGGGTRLMIYLGMFAALEKLEMKPDVLIASCGGAFAATIINAFPDNLSRKEYLQSEEYFQFVSKTTLTKQKKLSEIGLFSLKKIFDKKNAPYIEDVFNRYLVEMNQDLSEDFPSLKNAQFSQEIPTLIIGSQLNFDSIEIGQKRNNRKLYQKTIFTDTETAKKIIPQQLIINSENIKHSAVEEVPKIRTNVSLLTSTRISVSDMFYVAPASFQGKYFAGGAIDLIPIELAKHLAEEVIIEKKQSYTPVEEAFVRAVLGYSGNKRLEEIEKQSPDFEIDTNDIKQKLEGHYIKKSINWKKLEIELSLPKSHQQFVKDMEIQWQYGFDQTMKSLKI
- a CDS encoding bifunctional alpha/beta hydrolase/class I SAM-dependent methyltransferase produces the protein MNSGNFKSFDESEIFYREWNYQPQQKSIIIIHRGHEHSERLNDIAQSPQFSDYNIFAFDLRGHGHTKTPTSSIFMDYVRDLDSFSKFLQSKYEVKISDIFVLANSIGGVVASAWAHDFAPNIAGMALLAPAFRINLIVPLANEMITLGTKLKKGLIIKSYVKSTMLTHDPEQQKAYDTDPLITRSIDAELLIDLAKAGKRLVEDAEAIDTPTLILSAEKDHVVFNKDQKIFHDKLDTDLKKYEVLPNFFHGILFDTGKELVYDKIKDFAEKCFNQTQKKGSLSPDKFSVKEYQDLQNNVGNNLNFKFQKWSLNTIGKISKGMEIGLKHGFDSGASLDYVYHNQPQGKLGFGKMMDKNYLEAIGWTGIRIRKQHLIKLLEQKIQSLKKEGRKVKILDIAGGTGNYLFDIKEKYPEAEIVINEFIKANIEIGEKVIQDKKYQNIRFTNFDCFDPETYKKLDFEPNITIVSGILELFGDNEMASKAIQGINSISEQNSFIVYTGQPWHPQLKMIAYVLNNHQNKDWIMRRRSQKELDRMMAFNNIQKENMLIDDFGIFTVSSGKVNF
- a CDS encoding YceI family protein → MKKVFLTFVFALLSVVGFAQTGWAVDPMHSSVNFNIKHMGISFVQGRFDKFDGKVAASKEGGLDKAEFSFFVNTSSVNTGVEMRDKHLQSADFFDAEKFPTMNFESTSITKEKNNTYTLKGKLTIKDVTKEISVPVTYGGITKNKQGKEVMGFQTKFTVNRLDYNIKYDPTGAGVAKDVDVNLYFELAKQ